A genomic window from Vagococcus sp. CY52-2 includes:
- the glpO gene encoding type 1 glycerol-3-phosphate oxidase, which translates to MSFSLKTRQESINYLKNHSVDVLIIGGGITGAGLALQTAASGMTTALVEMQDFAEGTSSRSTKLVHGGIRYLKTFDVEVVSDTVSERANVQKIAPHIPKPNPMLLPIYDEPNNTFSLFSLKVAMDLYDNLAHVTGTKYENRVLTKEEVLEVSPHLNQDKLLGGGIYLDFKNNDARLVIENIKKAHEDGAHLLSKTKVIGLIYDDHHKISGVHVEDVLTGETYDIHADVVVNTTGPWSDTIRGLSKDQTVTNQMRPTKGVHLVVDYDKLPVTQPVYFDTGLSDGRMVFVIPRENKTYFGTTDTDYTGDLVHPTVTQEDVDYLLKVVNNRFPKRDITLEDIEASWAGLRPLLSGNAGSDYNGGSKASLSDESLELVIQSVKDFEAGIGSKESIEQTIKKAKTSSGEKEVSASSVSRGSSLDVTKDGLVTLAGGKITDYRLMAEGALNLIASILKENFGREYHLVDSKRYPVSGGEFDPTKVEEMTEVFTKLAIEQGLSNEEASDLANLYGANINKVLSYDKVDFMGLTKAESMSLMYALEEEMTLTPVDYVLRRTNYLLFKRDRLEKIKEAIINAMSQYFEWTQEEVSNYTKELDNAMSESFLSDLKIEG; encoded by the coding sequence ATGAGTTTTTCTTTAAAAACAAGACAAGAAAGTATTAATTATTTAAAAAATCATTCGGTTGATGTATTAATTATTGGTGGTGGTATTACAGGAGCGGGTCTGGCTTTACAGACCGCTGCTTCTGGTATGACTACAGCATTAGTTGAGATGCAAGATTTTGCTGAAGGAACATCTTCACGTTCGACTAAACTAGTACATGGAGGTATTAGATACCTTAAAACATTTGATGTTGAAGTGGTATCAGATACAGTGAGTGAACGGGCGAATGTCCAAAAAATAGCTCCTCATATCCCAAAACCTAATCCAATGTTATTACCAATCTATGATGAACCAAACAATACCTTTTCTCTATTTTCTTTAAAAGTAGCAATGGATTTATATGATAATTTAGCACACGTTACCGGAACAAAATATGAAAATCGTGTACTAACAAAAGAAGAAGTATTGGAAGTTAGCCCTCATCTAAATCAAGACAAACTTCTTGGTGGTGGTATTTATCTTGACTTTAAAAATAATGATGCCAGATTAGTGATAGAAAATATTAAAAAAGCACATGAAGATGGGGCTCATTTATTAAGCAAAACGAAAGTGATAGGATTGATTTATGATGATCATCATAAAATATCAGGCGTTCATGTAGAAGATGTGTTAACTGGAGAAACGTATGACATTCATGCTGATGTCGTAGTGAATACAACTGGACCTTGGAGTGATACGATTCGTGGGTTATCAAAAGATCAGACTGTAACAAACCAAATGAGACCAACTAAAGGGGTTCATTTAGTGGTTGATTATGATAAGTTACCTGTGACACAACCAGTCTATTTTGATACAGGGTTATCTGATGGTCGAATGGTCTTTGTCATACCAAGAGAGAATAAGACATATTTCGGCACAACGGATACCGATTATACAGGAGATTTGGTGCACCCAACAGTGACACAAGAAGATGTTGATTATCTGTTAAAAGTTGTTAATAATCGTTTCCCTAAACGAGATATTACTTTAGAAGATATAGAAGCAAGTTGGGCAGGATTGAGACCGCTTTTATCTGGAAATGCGGGTTCAGATTATAATGGTGGATCAAAAGCATCGTTGTCAGATGAAAGTTTAGAGTTAGTCATTCAATCTGTAAAAGATTTTGAAGCAGGGATAGGGTCAAAAGAATCCATTGAACAGACCATTAAAAAAGCTAAGACAAGTAGTGGTGAAAAAGAGGTATCTGCTTCTTCTGTGTCACGTGGAAGTAGCTTAGATGTGACAAAAGATGGATTAGTGACATTAGCAGGTGGAAAGATTACCGATTATCGCTTGATGGCAGAAGGAGCACTAAATTTGATTGCTTCAATTTTAAAAGAAAACTTTGGTAGAGAGTATCATTTGGTTGACTCTAAGCGTTATCCTGTATCAGGTGGAGAATTTGACCCAACAAAAGTCGAAGAAATGACTGAAGTATTTACAAAATTAGCTATAGAACAAGGCTTAAGTAACGAAGAAGCTAGTGATTTAGCTAATCTTTATGGAGCAAATATAAATAAAGTCTTGTCATATGATAAAGTTGATTTTATGGGATTAACCAAAGCAGAATCGATGAGTTTAATGTATGCGCTTGAAGAAGAGATGACATTAACGCCAGTTGATTATGTGTTACGACGTACAAATTATTTGTTATTTAAACGTGATCGCTTAGAGAAGATAAAAGAGGCTATTATAAATGCTATGTCTCAATATTTTGAGTGGACACAAGAAGAAGTGAGCAATTATACAAAAGAATTAGATAATGCAATGTCAGAATCATTTTTATCAGACTTGAAAATAGAAGGGTGA